Part of the Bacillota bacterium genome is shown below.
CGTTATCCTATTGACCCCCGACCTCTCACCCCCTGCGGTGGACCTTGCGGGAATTGTGGCCCTTGCCACGGTTTTGACACAAGGTATCTAATTCGCTCCTAATTCCAGGAATTCCTGCGCTCCTTCCTAAAGGTTACAGCCTTGACAGAAGTCCCATTTAGCTTGACTTTATCTTGGCCGGCCGCGGCGCTGCGGTCCGAACGGGCCGGTCCGGGCCAGACAAAAAAAGCGCCCCCGCCGCGGCGGAACGCTTTTCTTGGATCGGCCGGGACCGCCCCCCTCTCGGTTTCGTTACCTCACTGGTTCGACTGGCTTGGCGTCTGACTGGGAACCTCGTAGAAGGGGCAGGTCCCGTTGGCGCCCGGACCCATCCCGTGGCCCCGACAACCTCGCCCGTAGCTCTGACCGGCGTTCTCCGACCGTCCCACGGTCGTCCGTTCGATGTTCGTGGTGACGTTGGCCCTGACCGCGCTCAGGCCCTCGTCGGCCTGGGCCTGGGTGATTCGGCCGGCCTTGACCACCTTGGCCTCATCCACGCCCTTGCCGGCGGCGATGTCGGCCAGGGACTTCCCGGCTTGGCGCTCGGCGCCGCTGCCGGTCGATCTCGAGAAGCCCGTCGATGTGGGCCTGGAAGCGCTCTTGGCCGCAACGTCTGCCCCTCCAAAACAAACTCCCGCCCCACGGCCACATGGCCGCTAGGGGCGGGGCTGTTTCCCGCGGTGCCACCCTGTTTCAGCCGATCGCCGGCCCGCGCGTGTTGGGACGGGGCTGACCGGCCCTCGCTCCGGCGCTACCGGGCCGGACCCGTGCGGCTTTCGCCGCTTCCTCCAGGGTGGATTCAGCCTGCTGCGCCGGCTCGCACCAACCGCCGGCTCTCTGCGGGTCCAGGCTTACTTGGCCCTTTCCTTGGAAGGCCAATCACAATACGCGCCGTTTCGGGCTTGGCCAGTCGAGGCGCTCCCCGCCCGGCCGGTCCGCTCGAACCTTACAGGCAGAGCATTTCGGCCACTCTGGTAAAGATCCTCTCGGTGGCCATGATGTCGTCGACTGAACTCCATTCGTCGACCGTGTGGGCCTGCCGGATGGAGCCGCTGCCGAAGACGAAGGCGTCCTTGTTCCCCGTGCGGTAGGAGACGATGGAGGCGTCGGTATAGCCCCGGAGGCCGCGGGGTTCGGGCCGCCCGCCCAGGACCTCCTGGTAGGCGTCGGTCAAGGCCTTGTAGAGTGGCGAGTCCCGGTCGCTCTCGACCGGCGGCCGGTCGATGTTTATCTGCCGGACCTCGGCCGTCAGGCCGGGGAGGATGCTGGAGGCCGTGGCGGCCACGCCCCGCAGCAGGTCGGTGACACTCTTGACGGTCATCGGCGGGACCGCCCGGACGTCGATCTCCACCCGGCAGCGGTCCGGGACGACGTTGGTCTTGACCCCACCCTCGATGACGCTGAAGGTCACCGTGGGCCCGCCGGTCAGGGGATGCGAATACGGCAGTTCGGCGAAGCGCCGCTTGATCTCCCGGATCAGTTCGGCCGCGCCGTAGACGGCGTCGACGCCCACTTCCGGCGAACCGGCGTGGGACATCTTGCCCCTGGTGGCCAGCTCGAACCACATGACCCCCTTGTGGGCGACGATGACCTCCATCCCGGTCCCGTCCGGGGCGATGATCAGGGTGTCCTTGCCCACCGTCCCGCCGGCCAGGAGGCCGATGGCCCCGAGCATGTGCGTGCCTTCCTCGTCGGCGGTGGCGCAGACGAGGAGGTCCCGCTTGAGCGGTCGCCCGCTCCGGGCGATGTTCCGGGCGGCCACCATCGAGGCGGCCAGGCCGCTCTTCATGTCGGCCGAGCCTCGCCCATAGAGGCGGCCGTCCTTGATCACCCCGGCGAAGGGGTCGACGGTCCACCCGCTCCCGACCGGGACGGTGTCCATGTGGCCCACGAAGGCCAGGGCCGGAACGGCCGGGCCGCCGCTCCGCGGAATGCGGGCGATGACGTTGGGACGGCCCGGCGCGGCCACGATCACTTTCACGTCGGAAATCCCGTTCTCCTTGAACCACTGGGCGACGAAGGCCGCCACTTCGCCCTCCGTATGCCCGGGGTTCTCGCTGTTGATGGCGATGAGCCGCCTGGCGAGGGCGACGACTTCCGAGTCGGCACCGGTATAAGCCATGGCTTGAACGATAGCCTCCCTTGTTGGGACTCCGGCCTCAGGCGCCCAGGTAGGCGTTCTTGACCTCTTCGTTCTGCAGGAGTTCTTTCGGCGAGCCCTCGAGGGCGATCTTGCCAGTCTCCAAGACGTAGGCCCGGGTGGCCACGTTGAGGGCCATCCGCGCGTTCTGCTCGACCAGGAGGATGCTCGTCCCGGTCTTCTGGATCTCGCTGATGGTCTTGAAGACCTGGCCCACCAGGAGCGGGGCCAGACCGATGGACGGCTCGTCGAGCATGAGCAACTTGGGCCGGCTCATGATGCCGCGGGCGGTGGCCAGCATCTGCTGCTCGCCGCCGCTGAGCGACCAGGCCAGCTGGTTCCGCCGTTCCTTCAGGCGCGGGAAGAGGGCGAACACCTTGTCCAGGTCGGCGTCGATCTTCATCCCCCGCCGCCGCCAGCTGACCGTGCCCATCTGCAGGTTCTCGAAGACGGTCAGGCCCGGGAAGACGCCGCGGTCCTCGGGGACGAGGGCCAGCCCCATGGGGACGATGCTGTCGGTCGGCAAGGCCTCGATGCGCTGGCCGCCAAACTCGATGGTCCCCGCGAACGGGTGGTACATCCCGACGACCGTCTTGAGGATGGACGACTTGCCCGCGCCATTGGCCCCGAGGAGGGTTACGACCTCGCCTTCCTCGACCTTGAGGGAGACGTCGAAGAGGGCCTGGGCCGGGCCGTAGGCGAGGGAGACACCGTTAACTGATAGCAGCATTGTCTTCCCTCCTCCCCAGGTAGGCCTCGATGACGGCGTCGTTGTTCCGAATCTCTTCAGGGACGCCGTCGGCGATCTTGAGGCCGAAGTTCATGACGGCGATCCGCTTGGCCAGCGCCATGACCACCGGCATGTGGTGTTCGATGAGCAGGATACTGACGCCGGACTGGTTGATCCGCCTGATCACGTCGACCAGCCATTCCTTCTCGGACGGGTTCATGCCGGCCGCCGGCTCGTCCAGGATCAGCAGCTTCGGCTCGGTGGCCAGGGCCCGGGCCATCTCCAGGACCCGCTGCCGACCCAGGGTCAGGCTCTTGCCCGGCTGATCCTTGAACGGCTTCAGTTCGACCAGTTCCAGGAGTTCCTCGGCCCGCTTGCGGAGTCCGGCTTCCTCCCTGGCGAGCCTCGGCGAGTTCAGGATGACATCGGTGAGGTTGGTCTTGCTTTGCGAGTAGAAGCCCACCATCACGTTCTCGAGCACCGACAGGGTCCCGAAGAGACGGATGGTCTGGAAGGTCCGGCTGACGTGGAGATGGGAGATGGTGTGCGCCGGCAGGTTGGTGATGTTCCGGCCTTCCAGCTTGATCTCGCCCCCGTCGGTGCGGTAGACGCCGCTGACCAGGTTGACCAGGGTGCTCTTGCCGGAGCCGTTCGGCCCGATGAGGCCGCGGATCTCGCCCGGTTCGATGGTCACGTCGACCTCGTTGACGGCCACGAGGCCGCCGAAGCGCTTGCTGACCCGAGTCACTTCAAGCAGTGCCAAGCTCGATCACCTCTTTCCCGCGGACGTCTGGGCCGCTGGCGCGCGCCGCCCGGCGGCGAAACGCGAACGGACCTTGTCCCACAAGCTGATCACACCGCCCGGGAGGAACAGGACGATGAGCAGGATACCAAGACCATACATGGCCATGTAGTAGTCCTTCAGGAAGCGCAGCCACTCCGGCAGGAAGGTCAGCAAGAAGGCCCCGATGATGACGCCGGGGATAGAGCCGCGGCCGCCGACCATGACCATCGTCAGGACGCGGGCCGACTCCTCGAAGGTAAAGGTGCCGGGGTCGACGTAGCGCATCAGGAAGGCGTAGAGCGTGCCGGCCACGCCGCCGAAGGCCGCCCCGAGGACGAAGGCCAGCACCTTATGGTAGTAAGTGTTGATGCCGAGGGCCCGGGCGGCGACCTCGCTGCCGCGGACGGCCTCGAAGGCCCGTCCCAGCTTCGAGACGCGGATGCGGTTGGCGACGTAGACCATGATGATGAGCAGCGTCAGGGACAGGTAGTAATAGGACCAGTGGGTCTTCAAGACCAGGGGCCCGATGCTGGCGTACTTGATGCCGGAGAGCCCGAGGGCGCCGCCGGTCACCGGGGTCCAGTTCTGGAAGATGAGCCGCATGATCTCGCCGAAGGCGATGGTCATGAAGGCGAGGTAATGTCCGCCGATGCGGATCGTGGGGAGGCCGACCATCAGCCCGAAGAGCATGGCCACAACCACCGCCCCGATGAGGGCCAGCGGGAAGGGGAGCCCGAGCCTGACCGCCAGGATGCCGCTGGTGTAGGCCCCGATGCCGGAGAAGGCCAGCGACGCCAGATTGAGCATGCCGGTCATCCCGAAGACGACGTTCAGGCCGAGGGCCAGGATGACGAAGATGATCGCCATGTTCAGGAGGAACATGATATACGGCGAAGAGACCACCTGGGGGAGGACCAGCAGCGCCACCAGGCCGATGAGGTACCAGAGATACGAGCGCATGAACCGCAAGGTCATTCCCCCTCTCACACTTTCTCGGCGATCCGTTCGCCGAAGATCCCCCGCGGCAGGAAGACAAGGATGGCAAGGAGCGCGACGAAGGTGTAGGCGTCCTTGTAGACTGGCGAGATGAAGGCCGTCGCGAAGGCCTCCACCAGGCCCAGGAGGAGCCCGCCGACGATGGCCCCGGGGATGCTGCCGAACCCGCCGACGATGGTCGCCGCGAAGCCCTTGGTCATCGTGGCCATGCCCATGTCGATGGTCAGGAAGAAGATCGGGGCGACGAGGATGCCGGCGACTGACCCAAGCAGAGCGGCGAAGAAGTAGGTCAGGGCGACCATCTGGGAGACCTTGATCCCCATCAGCGTCGCGGCCCGCTTGTTCTGGGCGGTGGCCCGCATCATCGCGCCGACCGTCGTCTTCATCATGAACAGATAGAACAGGAGGATCAGGCCGCCCGTCATCGCGAGAATGAGGACGTGCTGCTTGACGATGCTGACCCCGG
Proteins encoded:
- a CDS encoding ABC transporter ATP-binding protein, translating into MLLSVNGVSLAYGPAQALFDVSLKVEEGEVVTLLGANGAGKSSILKTVVGMYHPFAGTIEFGGQRIEALPTDSIVPMGLALVPEDRGVFPGLTVFENLQMGTVSWRRRGMKIDADLDKVFALFPRLKERRNQLAWSLSGGEQQMLATARGIMSRPKLLMLDEPSIGLAPLLVGQVFKTISEIQKTGTSILLVEQNARMALNVATRAYVLETGKIALEGSPKELLQNEEVKNAYLGA
- a CDS encoding branched-chain amino acid ABC transporter permease; the encoded protein is MRSYLWYLIGLVALLVLPQVVSSPYIMFLLNMAIIFVILALGLNVVFGMTGMLNLASLAFSGIGAYTSGILAVRLGLPFPLALIGAVVVAMLFGLMVGLPTIRIGGHYLAFMTIAFGEIMRLIFQNWTPVTGGALGLSGIKYASIGPLVLKTHWSYYYLSLTLLIIMVYVANRIRVSKLGRAFEAVRGSEVAARALGINTYYHKVLAFVLGAAFGGVAGTLYAFLMRYVDPGTFTFEESARVLTMVMVGGRGSIPGVIIGAFLLTFLPEWLRFLKDYYMAMYGLGILLIVLFLPGGVISLWDKVRSRFAAGRRAPAAQTSAGKR
- a CDS encoding M20 family metallopeptidase, encoding MAYTGADSEVVALARRLIAINSENPGHTEGEVAAFVAQWFKENGISDVKVIVAAPGRPNVIARIPRSGGPAVPALAFVGHMDTVPVGSGWTVDPFAGVIKDGRLYGRGSADMKSGLAASMVAARNIARSGRPLKRDLLVCATADEEGTHMLGAIGLLAGGTVGKDTLIIAPDGTGMEVIVAHKGVMWFELATRGKMSHAGSPEVGVDAVYGAAELIREIKRRFAELPYSHPLTGGPTVTFSVIEGGVKTNVVPDRCRVEIDVRAVPPMTVKSVTDLLRGVAATASSILPGLTAEVRQINIDRPPVESDRDSPLYKALTDAYQEVLGGRPEPRGLRGYTDASIVSYRTGNKDAFVFGSGSIRQAHTVDEWSSVDDIMATERIFTRVAEMLCL
- a CDS encoding ABC transporter ATP-binding protein — its product is MALLEVTRVSKRFGGLVAVNEVDVTIEPGEIRGLIGPNGSGKSTLVNLVSGVYRTDGGEIKLEGRNITNLPAHTISHLHVSRTFQTIRLFGTLSVLENVMVGFYSQSKTNLTDVILNSPRLAREEAGLRKRAEELLELVELKPFKDQPGKSLTLGRQRVLEMARALATEPKLLILDEPAAGMNPSEKEWLVDVIRRINQSGVSILLIEHHMPVVMALAKRIAVMNFGLKIADGVPEEIRNNDAVIEAYLGRREDNAAIS
- a CDS encoding branched-chain amino acid ABC transporter permease; translated protein: MASLVQIAVNGLAQGSIYALMALAIVVIYNTTETFNFAQGEFVLLAAYVSASLMGIIPWYLAMLVAVAVIALFGATVFQRVVYWPLRNATFEFVIVSTLGVGLFLRNMVKIIWGAIARPYPEYFGGVWRVAGVSIVKQHVLILAMTGGLILLFYLFMMKTTVGAMMRATAQNKRAATLMGIKVSQMVALTYFFAALLGSVAGILVAPIFFLTIDMGMATMTKGFAATIVGGFGSIPGAIVGGLLLGLVEAFATAFISPVYKDAYTFVALLAILVFLPRGIFGERIAEKV